The following proteins come from a genomic window of Nocardioides albertanoniae:
- a CDS encoding tryptophan 2,3-dioxygenase produces the protein MSSETDGAQDLPMDYSDYLHLPEVLGAQHPLSGDHHEMLFIVQHQAMELWMRLALHELTEAQRLISADEVRPAFKGLARVSRIMEQLVHAWDVLSTLTPTEYDKFRPYLATGSGFQSWQYRCIEFALGNKAAYTLRVHEGRPHEQDVLGAYGRPSLYDESLRLLARRGFEIPADHLDRDWKQEYAASDAVEAAWGEVYRDPEKHWDLYELGEELTDLETAFRVWRFRHVTTVERIIGFKPGTGGTSGVSYLRKQLDIILFPELWAMRTGL, from the coding sequence ATGAGCAGCGAGACCGACGGGGCGCAGGACCTTCCGATGGACTACTCCGACTATCTCCATCTGCCGGAGGTGCTCGGCGCGCAGCATCCGCTCTCGGGCGATCACCACGAGATGCTCTTCATCGTGCAGCACCAGGCGATGGAGCTGTGGATGCGGCTGGCGCTGCACGAGCTGACCGAGGCGCAGCGGCTGATCTCGGCCGACGAGGTGCGGCCGGCGTTCAAGGGGCTGGCCCGGGTCTCGCGGATCATGGAGCAGCTCGTGCACGCCTGGGACGTGCTCTCCACGCTGACTCCGACCGAGTACGACAAGTTCCGCCCCTATCTGGCCACCGGGTCCGGTTTCCAGTCGTGGCAGTACCGCTGCATCGAGTTCGCGCTCGGCAACAAGGCGGCCTACACGCTCCGGGTGCACGAGGGCCGGCCGCACGAGCAGGATGTGCTGGGTGCCTACGGACGGCCCTCGCTCTACGACGAGTCGCTGCGCCTGCTGGCCCGGCGCGGCTTCGAGATCCCGGCCGACCATCTCGACCGGGACTGGAAGCAGGAGTACGCCGCCTCCGACGCCGTCGAGGCCGCCTGGGGCGAGGTCTACCGCGACCCCGAGAAGCACTGGGACCTCTACGAGCTCGGCGAGGAGCTCACCGACCTGGAGACCGCTTTCCGGGTCTGGCGGTTCCGGCACGTGACCACGGTCGAGCGCATCATCGGCTTCAAGCCCGGCACCGGCGGCACCTCCGGCGTCTCCTACCTGCGCAAGCAGCTCGACATCATCCTGTTCCCCGAGCTGTGGGCGATGCGTACGGGGCTGTAG